The genomic segment CGCCGTGGACGCCGACGCCCTGTCGGTCGTCCGTCGTCGCCACCGTCACCTCGTGGTGGCCGTCGCCGAAGTCGGCGTCGAAGCGCGCGCGAATCGGTTCGGAGGCCTGCACCACCTCGTGTCCGGCGTCGAGGAGGAGGCGCGTCACGGCCGTCGTGTAGATGCCGCGGACGCGGACGCGGGCCGCCTCGCTCATCGCAACAGGTCCGGGTCGCGTGCGAACCGGACGCGGGCGTCCACCGTCGGTCCCAGCGACAGTTCCACCCGCTCGTCCGACAGGACGCGGCCGCCCTCGACGGGTACGCCCCACGAGTCGAAGCGGAGGTACCCGCGGAGGTCGCTCCCGTGCGTGAACAGGTCGAGGAACTCGACCTCGTGTTCCTGTATCTCGGAGGCGCTGTGCGCCATCTCCATGTCGGAGTACACCGTCTCCCCGTCGGCGAAGAACGCCCGAAGCGTCTCGGCGTCGCGTTCGACCGCCGCCGCGACGGCGTCGGACGCCTCCCGAATCTCCTCGGTCGTGAGTCCGGCGTCGCGGAGGGCGGCCTGCGTTCGTTGGTCGAAGTGCATGTCGTCGGCGAACGTAGGGCCGCGCCCCCTTTCAAGCGCCCGTTTCGGCCCTGGGGCGCCGCGGTTCGGCCGAAGCTATTACGCGGCGACCCATTGTATTGTCAGGGCGATGGCTGAGAGACGAGACCCGGTCGAACGCGCGTCGGACGGTTCCAAGGACCTCTACGACATCTCGACGTGGGAGGAGCGAACCTCCGTCGACGGTCTCTCGGTGGCGTTGTACCGGCTGTTCGCGGCCTCGGCGCGGTTCGTCATCGTCGCCGTCGCGTTCCTCCTCCTCGTCGGTATCGGCGGGTTGGCCGCAGTGACGAACCTCGAAATCGGTCTCCTCACGGTTCTCTCGGCGATTCCGGCGCTGGGACTGGCCGCCTACGTGTACTACTCCGACGTGACGACGAACGAACCCCTGTCGCTTCTGGTCGGAACGTTCCTGCTCGGCGTCCTGACGGCCAACTTCGCGGCCGTCCTCAACGGTGCCCTCCAGCCCTACTTCCAGGGGCTCGGCTTCCTCGGGACGGTGCTGTTCTTCTACATCGTCGTCGGCCCCATCGAGGAGATAGTGAAGCTTCTCGCGGTTCGCCTGTACGCCTACACCGACGACC from the Halogeometricum rufum genome contains:
- a CDS encoding DUF7532 family protein, whose translation is MHFDQRTQAALRDAGLTTEEIREASDAVAAAVERDAETLRAFFADGETVYSDMEMAHSASEIQEHEVEFLDLFTHGSDLRGYLRFDSWGVPVEGGRVLSDERVELSLGPTVDARVRFARDPDLLR